One region of Culex pipiens pallens isolate TS chromosome 2, TS_CPP_V2, whole genome shotgun sequence genomic DNA includes:
- the LOC120418789 gene encoding vitelline membrane protein 15a-3-like: protein MNKFIALAVFSTALVGALANYAPAAPAKYEAPKASYGGGHGGYAAPAAASYGGGHASGGYGGHGGYGGGHGGAVPVVHTYAAQAPAAKCGANLLVGCAPSVAHVPCVPVHGGGHGGYGAAHGGSYGGASYGGASHGASYGGASHGASYGAPAAHGGYRASEDGSEPFDKFEE from the coding sequence ATGAACAAGTTCATCGCCCTGGCAGTGTTCTCGACGGCCCTGGTTGGCGCCTTGGCCAACTACGCCCCGGCTGCTCCGGCCAAGTACGAAGCGCCGAAGGCCAGCTACGGCGGTGGCCACGGAGGATACGCCGCACCGGCAGCGGCCAGCTACGGAGGTGGCCACGCTTCCGGCGGCTACGGAGGACACGGAGGATACGGCGGCGGACACGGTGGAGCTGTTCCGGTGGTGCACACGTACGCTGCCCAGGCCCCGGCTGCCAAGTGCGGTGCTAACCTGCTGGTCGGATGTGCCCCGAGTGTGGCGCACGTGCCCTGCGTCCCAGTCCATGGCGGTGGCCACGGAGGATACGGCGCGGCTCATGGCGGTTCGTACGGCGGAGCATCCTACGGAGGCGCCTCTCACGGAGCGTCCTACGGCGGAGCTTCCCATGGAGCCTCGTACGGAGCCCCGGCTGCCCACGGTGGATACCGTGCCAGCGAGGACGGTTCGGAGCCCTTCGACAAGTTCGAGGAATAA